In Listeria monocytogenes, the following proteins share a genomic window:
- the tenA gene encoding thiaminase II has product MFVHSFQEEVGDLWQETLQHPFVRSLADGTLEKEAFYYYLLQDDYYLSHFEKVIEKSVEQAGTAELAAEMREVQRRLRQSELLMREQFYPRVGLTERDFSERKPAPTAYHYTSHLYRMADFGSFGVTIASLLPCYALYADMGKMYEGARSSEPFYQELLDSYVDENYQKVVLQQKRLVEQAASMADARELALMKQAFQISVEMEWAFFDMAYKKQNWRGSVNYV; this is encoded by the coding sequence ATGTTTGTTCACAGTTTTCAAGAAGAAGTAGGGGATTTATGGCAAGAAACGTTACAGCATCCATTTGTGCGGAGTTTGGCGGATGGGACGCTTGAGAAGGAGGCGTTTTACTATTATTTGCTCCAGGATGATTATTACTTGTCGCATTTTGAGAAGGTGATTGAGAAAAGTGTGGAACAGGCGGGGACGGCGGAACTTGCTGCGGAAATGAGGGAAGTACAAAGGCGGCTTCGGCAGTCGGAGTTGTTGATGCGCGAACAGTTTTATCCGCGGGTTGGGCTAACGGAGCGCGATTTTTCCGAGCGCAAACCGGCGCCAACAGCTTATCATTATACTTCTCATCTTTACCGGATGGCGGATTTTGGCAGTTTTGGGGTGACGATTGCTTCCCTTTTGCCGTGTTATGCGCTTTATGCGGATATGGGGAAAATGTACGAAGGGGCGCGGAGTTCGGAGCCATTTTATCAAGAGTTGTTGGATAGTTATGTGGATGAAAATTATCAAAAAGTGGTGTTGCAGCAGAAACGGTTGGTGGAACAGGCGGCGAGTATGGCGGATGCGCGGGAACTGGCTCTCATGAAGCAGGCTTTTCAAATTAGTGTGGAAATGGAATGGGCGTTTTTTGATATGGCTTATAAAAAACAAAATTGGCGTGGGAGTGTGAATTATGTTTGA
- a CDS encoding DUF262 domain-containing protein produces MSIINSNFRSLGSYIMENVYKIPDYQREYSWEETELEDLWMDLSQIINGETESHFFGQIVIHIDKKVDEKLIIDGQQRTSTTVILLAAMRDLFIKIHDYGWEDARFDAEDITTKFIGRYTQTRDERKLILGENDKEYFSNRIQFMTPETKKKQKLTNSQKRIDFAYDYFYKKLEKSMDSAETLENKYTVLKEFFSTFTEKCSVMFVETDDINEAFIIFETLNARGRDLETADLLKNHLFRVANKKIDVVKEEWKQMLEFLGKIDTTKYIRHFWNSQNSFIREKDLYKVIRKKITTPLEANNFMKDLLKLSEVYSGMVNPAEDNFFDANIQKVLADINILGAKSFYPIILAMVKKGYDFKEIYEVLSCIEVLVVRNFVVSGLVANKYEIEFSKIAFRIYQEDIEDFTEIMSLLRKNIVADNDFLHNFSSFEIKNKPSIRYILKKINDSYSKELTVLDDNNKVHIEHIMPVKATDWDIIKEDHGEYLWKLGNLTLLGGEYNKKSTNKIFNEKKEVYEYSQVQLTKELLDYEEWTVETIQERQKILAEVAVNIWKV; encoded by the coding sequence ATGAGCATTATTAATAGTAATTTTAGAAGTTTAGGGTCATACATAATGGAGAATGTTTACAAAATACCGGATTATCAAAGGGAATACTCTTGGGAAGAAACTGAGTTAGAAGACTTATGGATGGATTTAAGTCAAATCATAAATGGTGAAACTGAAAGTCATTTTTTTGGACAAATTGTAATACACATCGATAAAAAAGTAGATGAAAAACTTATTATTGATGGACAACAAAGAACAAGTACAACGGTTATTTTGTTAGCAGCAATGAGAGATTTATTTATAAAAATACATGATTATGGTTGGGAAGATGCGCGTTTTGATGCTGAGGACATTACTACGAAATTTATTGGGAGATATACTCAAACTAGAGATGAACGTAAATTAATACTTGGTGAGAATGATAAAGAATACTTTTCAAATAGAATTCAATTTATGACGCCAGAAACAAAAAAGAAGCAAAAGTTAACTAACTCACAAAAAAGAATAGATTTTGCTTATGACTATTTTTATAAAAAACTAGAAAAATCCATGGACTCAGCTGAAACTTTGGAGAATAAATATACAGTTTTAAAAGAGTTTTTTAGTACTTTTACTGAAAAATGCTCTGTTATGTTTGTAGAAACAGATGACATAAATGAAGCTTTTATTATTTTTGAGACATTAAATGCTAGAGGAAGAGATTTAGAGACAGCTGACTTATTGAAGAATCATTTGTTTAGAGTTGCGAATAAGAAAATTGATGTTGTAAAAGAAGAATGGAAACAAATGCTAGAATTTCTTGGGAAGATTGATACTACTAAGTATATTCGGCATTTTTGGAATTCCCAAAATTCATTTATTAGAGAAAAAGATTTGTATAAAGTAATAAGAAAAAAAATAACAACACCATTAGAAGCTAATAATTTTATGAAAGATTTACTCAAACTATCTGAAGTATATAGTGGTATGGTTAATCCAGCAGAAGATAATTTCTTTGATGCGAATATCCAAAAAGTATTAGCTGATATAAATATACTTGGAGCAAAATCTTTTTATCCTATAATATTAGCAATGGTGAAGAAAGGCTATGACTTTAAAGAGATATATGAAGTCCTTTCATGCATTGAAGTATTAGTGGTAAGGAATTTCGTGGTGTCAGGCTTAGTTGCAAATAAATATGAAATAGAGTTTTCGAAAATTGCTTTTAGAATTTATCAAGAAGATATTGAAGATTTCACCGAGATTATGAGCTTATTACGAAAAAATATTGTAGCAGATAACGATTTTTTACATAATTTTTCCAGTTTTGAGATCAAAAATAAGCCTAGTATAAGATACATTTTGAAAAAGATTAATGATAGTTACTCGAAGGAACTTACTGTGTTAGATGATAACAATAAAGTTCATATTGAACATATTATGCCTGTAAAAGCGACTGATTGGGACATTATTAAAGAAGATCATGGTGAGTATCTATGGAAATTGGGCAATCTTACTTTACTTGGTGGGGAATATAATAAAAAATCTACTAATAAAATATTTAATGAGAAAAAAGAAGTATATGAGTATTCGCAAGTACAGTTGACGAAAGAATTGTTGGATTATGAAGAGTGGACCGTAGAGACAATTCAAGAACGACAAAAAATCTTAGCCGAGGTTGCAGTTAATATTTGGAAGGTTTGA
- a CDS encoding low specificity L-threonine aldolase, which translates to MTTTLKTSYQKTAYKLGGNGPRNIGVLTEALQNIDDNLESDIYGNGAVIGNFETKIAKILGKQSAVFFPSGTMAQQIALRIWADRKENRCVAYHPLSHLEIHEQDGLKELQQITPILLGTANRLVTIDDIKSLREPVSSVLIELPQREIGGQLPSFEELEEISDYCHEQGISLHLDGARLWEITPFYQKSAEEICALFDSVYVSFYKGIGGIAGAILAGNDDFVQEAKIWKRRYGGDLISLYPYILSADYYFEKRIGKMAEYFEAAKGLAERFNSCSGVKTVPEVPVSNMFHVYFEKSADEIGAILTKIQDETGVGISGYLQEKSADVCAFEVSVGDAFAEIPVEILESAFECLEKELKL; encoded by the coding sequence ATGACAACAACACTAAAAACCAGCTACCAGAAAACAGCTTATAAACTAGGCGGAAACGGTCCGCGCAATATTGGTGTTCTTACAGAAGCACTTCAAAATATAGATGATAACCTAGAAAGCGATATTTACGGAAACGGTGCAGTTATTGGGAATTTTGAAACAAAAATTGCGAAAATTCTCGGGAAACAATCTGCAGTATTTTTCCCAAGTGGGACGATGGCTCAGCAAATTGCGTTAAGAATTTGGGCTGACCGGAAAGAGAATCGGTGCGTAGCATATCATCCGCTCTCTCATTTGGAGATTCACGAACAAGACGGGCTAAAAGAATTGCAGCAAATCACGCCAATATTACTTGGTACGGCGAATCGACTTGTGACAATTGACGATATTAAAAGTCTTCGCGAGCCAGTTTCTAGTGTGCTTATCGAACTTCCTCAACGAGAAATTGGTGGGCAACTGCCTTCTTTTGAAGAGCTTGAGGAGATTTCGGATTATTGCCATGAACAGGGTATCTCGTTACATCTGGACGGGGCGCGGTTATGGGAAATCACGCCATTTTATCAGAAGTCTGCGGAAGAAATTTGTGCGCTGTTTGATAGTGTGTATGTGTCGTTTTACAAAGGGATTGGCGGGATTGCTGGGGCGATTTTGGCTGGGAATGATGATTTTGTGCAAGAGGCGAAAATCTGGAAACGGCGGTATGGTGGGGATTTGATTAGTCTGTATCCATATATTTTGTCCGCAGATTATTATTTTGAAAAACGGATTGGGAAAATGGCGGAATATTTTGAGGCGGCGAAAGGATTGGCTGAGCGATTTAATTCGTGTTCGGGCGTGAAGACTGTGCCGGAAGTGCCGGTTTCTAATATGTTTCATGTTTATTTTGAGAAGTCGGCTGATGAGATTGGGGCGATTTTGACGAAGATTCAGGATGAAACTGGCGTTGGGATTTCGGGGTATTTGCAGGAGAAATCGGCGGATGTTTGTGCGTTTGAGGTTTCGGTTGGGGATGCGTTTGCGGAGATACCGGTGGAGATTTTGGAATCTGCTTTTGAATGTTTGGAAAAGGAACTTAAACTATAA
- a CDS encoding DUF1433 domain-containing protein, translating into MQHQEQEKKDQAFFNDQKEKITIYLKYNIPDFNTVTFTNEEFNPIGTSIDGYINNDKNLSFTAGKDVKIFSCSEELDKMFKEPRKGYDEIIEKEETSIEIPREKTKTIDEILSELKSYEDQVITRNKI; encoded by the coding sequence ATGCAACATCAAGAGCAAGAAAAAAAAGACCAAGCTTTCTTTAATGACCAAAAAGAAAAAATAACGATATATCTTAAATATAATATTCCAGACTTTAATACAGTTACTTTCACCAATGAAGAATTTAATCCTATTGGCACAAGTATTGATGGATACATAAATAATGATAAAAATCTGAGTTTTACTGCAGGTAAAGACGTCAAAATTTTTAGTTGCTCTGAAGAACTTGATAAAATGTTTAAAGAACCTAGAAAAGGTTACGATGAAATTATAGAAAAAGAAGAGACGTCCATAGAAATACCCAGAGAAAAAACTAAGACAATTGATGAAATTCTATCCGAGCTAAAATCTTATGAAGATCAAGTAATCACTCGAAATAAAATATAA
- a CDS encoding DNA cytosine methyltransferase, with product MKNMITESKFTSSSTLSTQEIKKVLFSKIEDENKKIKNLSVPEIDYSNINYDNKKVNVVSLFSGAGGLDLGLELAGVYAKKEQKEQPLELLNNYPRYKEIRKESLFNIIYSNDMFKEANETYLANFQSNILKQELDIRKIPNFPKCELMIGGFPCPGFSAAGPRLIDDERNFLYIHFIRALMQSQPDFFVAENVKGLMTLAKGEVFNQVVQDFSSAGYKVKAFLVNSRDYGVPQLRERVFLIGTHETKQPNFEYILPPPTNGTKKGLLPFVTLRDSIFDLLDKPGDFYEGSFSSMYLSRNRKKTWEEQSFTIQASGRQAPLHPSGKPMEKLDKDIWKLVGNTNRRLSVKEIARIQTFPDWFEFSTGGNIKASKNHRLNQQYKQIGNAVPVKLAFEMLLPIAKYMNEQKNRC from the coding sequence TTGAAAAATATGATTACTGAATCTAAATTCACTTCATCTTCAACGTTGTCAACTCAAGAAATAAAAAAAGTGCTTTTTTCAAAAATTGAAGATGAAAATAAAAAAATTAAAAATCTTTCTGTTCCTGAAATTGACTACTCAAATATTAATTATGATAATAAGAAAGTTAATGTAGTTAGCCTTTTTTCAGGGGCAGGTGGACTTGACCTAGGATTAGAGTTAGCTGGCGTTTATGCAAAAAAAGAACAAAAAGAACAGCCTTTAGAACTTTTAAATAATTATCCCCGATACAAAGAGATTAGAAAAGAAAGTTTGTTTAATATTATATACTCAAATGATATGTTCAAAGAAGCTAATGAAACATATTTAGCTAACTTTCAAAGTAATATTTTAAAACAAGAATTAGATATTCGAAAAATACCTAATTTCCCTAAATGTGAATTAATGATAGGTGGATTTCCTTGTCCAGGTTTCTCCGCAGCAGGTCCTAGATTAATTGACGATGAAAGAAACTTTTTATATATCCACTTTATTCGCGCGCTTATGCAAAGTCAACCTGATTTTTTTGTAGCAGAAAATGTTAAAGGACTAATGACTTTAGCAAAAGGAGAAGTTTTTAACCAGGTTGTTCAAGATTTTTCATCAGCAGGATACAAAGTGAAAGCATTTCTTGTTAATTCAAGAGATTATGGAGTTCCACAGCTAAGAGAGCGTGTTTTCTTAATTGGTACGCATGAAACTAAGCAACCTAATTTTGAGTATATCCTACCGCCTCCAACAAACGGTACAAAAAAAGGATTGTTACCATTTGTCACTCTAAGAGATTCTATTTTTGATTTATTAGATAAACCAGGAGATTTTTATGAAGGAAGCTTTTCCTCTATGTATTTATCAAGAAATAGAAAAAAAACATGGGAAGAACAAAGTTTTACGATTCAGGCTTCTGGACGACAAGCTCCATTACATCCATCTGGTAAGCCAATGGAGAAACTGGATAAAGATATTTGGAAATTAGTAGGTAATACAAATAGAAGATTGTCTGTGAAAGAAATCGCAAGAATCCAAACTTTTCCTGACTGGTTTGAGTTTTCGACAGGAGGAAATATTAAAGCTTCAAAGAATCATAGATTAAATCAACAATATAAGCAAATTGGAAATGCGGTTCCAGTTAAACTAGCATTTGAAATGTTACTTCCTATTGCTAAATATATGAATGAGCAAAAAAATAGATGTTAG
- the thiM gene encoding hydroxyethylthiazole kinase produces the protein MFDFMTLEKVREKGPLVHNITNIVVANDSANGLLAIGASPIMASAKEEMDELAKMADVLVINIGTLDGELVEAMKIAGRAANVAGTPVVLDPVGVGATSYRRKVVQELLAEIQFTAIRGNAGELAAIAGEAWEAKGVDAGVGSADVLSIAEKVANEWSTVVIISGEVDVISDGTRFAKVANGSALLPRITGSGCLLSAVCGSFIAVQDDAFRASVEACASYAVASEYAELELERKLPGSFRPLFLDALASWSVEKTHAKAKIQESGEHK, from the coding sequence ATGTTTGATTTTATGACGTTGGAAAAGGTGCGGGAAAAAGGGCCGTTGGTACATAATATTACGAATATCGTGGTTGCGAATGACTCGGCGAACGGCTTGCTTGCGATTGGTGCGTCACCGATTATGGCTTCTGCGAAAGAGGAAATGGATGAACTTGCGAAAATGGCAGATGTGCTCGTGATTAATATTGGGACGCTGGACGGTGAACTGGTGGAAGCGATGAAAATTGCTGGACGTGCGGCAAATGTTGCTGGAACGCCGGTTGTGCTTGATCCGGTCGGTGTTGGCGCGACTTCATACCGTCGTAAAGTGGTGCAAGAATTATTGGCTGAAATTCAGTTTACGGCGATTCGTGGAAATGCGGGAGAGCTTGCTGCAATTGCTGGTGAAGCTTGGGAAGCGAAAGGCGTGGATGCGGGTGTTGGTTCGGCGGATGTGCTGAGCATTGCTGAAAAAGTGGCGAATGAATGGAGCACGGTTGTTATTATTAGCGGCGAAGTAGATGTGATTTCGGACGGAACTCGTTTTGCAAAAGTGGCTAATGGTAGCGCACTGCTTCCAAGAATTACTGGTTCTGGTTGTTTGCTCAGTGCAGTTTGCGGTAGTTTTATTGCCGTTCAGGATGATGCTTTTCGAGCTAGTGTCGAAGCATGCGCGAGTTATGCGGTGGCTTCTGAATATGCGGAACTCGAGTTAGAAAGAAAACTTCCAGGTTCATTTCGACCACTATTTTTAGATGCGCTTGCTAGTTGGTCGGTCGAAAAAACGCATGCCAAAGCTAAAATCCAAGAAAGTGGTGAACACAAATGA
- a CDS encoding NgoPII family restriction endonuclease yields MSEYSNVLIALSNILERNSCRLTPIFRGNGAANAAGDSLEFFVKDMFCTGASAYSHQIEKEKHYDKYLSWKGNSSNFPDFIIKEGVGVEPKKMNGKGVGNLALNSSFPKAYIYPDTQNLPIKELIMESQWEKKEIVYVVGNLNEKDDKLYRLWLAYGNTFIARESIYLDLKESIKEAVVDLPDAIFVDTKEFGRIKKVDPLGNSNLRLRGMWELSHPEVVFQKYLQMNEIPEDATKINLIITENEYENLSDKPDLSRYFNENRLQVQKILIPNPNNLEEEISAYLFEAFTD; encoded by the coding sequence ATGAGTGAATATTCAAATGTGTTAATTGCTTTAAGTAATATACTAGAGAGAAATTCTTGTAGATTAACACCAATTTTCAGAGGTAATGGTGCTGCAAATGCAGCAGGAGACTCATTAGAATTTTTTGTGAAAGATATGTTTTGTACTGGAGCATCTGCATATTCTCATCAAATTGAAAAAGAAAAACACTATGATAAATATTTAAGTTGGAAAGGTAATAGCTCTAACTTTCCTGATTTTATCATTAAGGAAGGTGTAGGGGTTGAACCTAAAAAAATGAATGGAAAAGGCGTTGGTAATTTAGCGCTTAATAGTTCATTTCCTAAAGCATATATCTATCCAGATACTCAAAACCTTCCTATTAAAGAATTGATTATGGAATCACAGTGGGAGAAAAAAGAAATTGTATATGTAGTAGGTAATCTGAATGAAAAAGATGATAAACTTTATAGATTATGGTTAGCATATGGTAACACTTTTATTGCAAGAGAATCCATATATTTAGATTTAAAAGAAAGTATTAAAGAAGCTGTAGTAGATCTTCCGGATGCAATATTCGTTGATACTAAAGAATTTGGTCGGATAAAAAAAGTGGATCCACTCGGTAATTCAAATTTACGATTAAGAGGAATGTGGGAATTATCACATCCAGAAGTAGTCTTTCAAAAATATTTACAAATGAATGAGATACCAGAAGATGCTACCAAAATAAACTTGATTATCACAGAGAATGAGTATGAAAATCTTTCGGACAAACCAGACTTATCTCGTTATTTCAATGAAAATAGACTACAAGTCCAAAAAATATTAATTCCAAATCCCAATAATTTAGAAGAAGAGATTTCTGCATATTTATTTGAGGCCTTCACTGATTAA
- a CDS encoding ChbG/HpnK family deacetylase, which yields MPKLIIDADDFGLSKAINHGIIESYKTGITTSTLLMPNLETAEHAIALAKDHPDLFIGQHTNFLLGKPCANPAEIPSLVDENGEFHRSKYYRANTELKFQYEDVRTETIAQMERFKALTGHYPEHIDCHSIGDETVDQAFFDIAHEFGIHTTLKYSGDKKWPDQEGYLPIIKLLESGALPYTNGGVSVENFLNDDFGLLKLAPNEIAEMHFDVGFLDQFVLDNSSYTLMRCRELATICDARVRDWLLENGFELITFGDLQR from the coding sequence ATGCCAAAACTAATCATCGACGCAGACGATTTCGGTCTATCCAAAGCCATCAACCACGGCATCATCGAAAGCTACAAAACTGGCATCACCACATCCACTTTACTCATGCCGAACCTAGAAACTGCCGAGCACGCAATCGCTCTCGCAAAAGACCACCCAGACCTATTCATCGGGCAACACACAAATTTCTTACTCGGGAAACCATGCGCGAACCCGGCGGAAATCCCATCACTTGTCGACGAAAACGGGGAATTCCATCGTTCCAAATACTACCGCGCCAACACAGAACTGAAATTCCAATACGAAGATGTGCGAACGGAAACGATTGCTCAAATGGAACGGTTCAAAGCGCTAACTGGTCATTACCCAGAGCATATCGACTGCCACTCAATCGGTGATGAAACGGTTGATCAAGCTTTCTTTGATATTGCGCATGAGTTCGGGATTCACACCACTTTAAAATACAGCGGTGATAAAAAATGGCCAGATCAGGAAGGTTATTTACCAATTATTAAACTGCTCGAGTCGGGCGCACTCCCCTACACAAATGGTGGTGTCTCGGTTGAGAACTTCCTTAACGATGATTTCGGATTATTAAAATTGGCACCAAACGAAATCGCTGAGATGCATTTTGATGTCGGTTTTTTGGATCAATTTGTGCTGGATAATTCTTCTTATACGTTGATGCGGTGCCGTGAGCTTGCGACGATTTGTGACGCGCGGGTGCGGGATTGGCTTCTTGAAAATGGGTTTGAGCTTATTACGTTTGGGGATTTACAGCGGTAA